One stretch of Cydia fagiglandana chromosome 18, ilCydFagi1.1, whole genome shotgun sequence DNA includes these proteins:
- the LOC134673134 gene encoding 63 kDa chaperonin, mitochondrial-like has translation MYRFKPSFFYRYLYKLDLYPSFRGYAKDVKFGPDVRALMLQGVDILADAVACTMGPKGRTVILEQPYGPPKITKDGVTVAKGIELSNKFQNVGAKLVQNVAHKTNEEAGDGTTAATILARAIAKEGFQRIFKGANPIEIRRGIMTAVEAVKQALKIISRPVDTAAEIEQVAKISANGDISIGKLISKAMQTVGKDGVITIKTGKSVNDKFEVIEGMKFNRGYISPYFINSHKGPKVEYNDAYVLFSEKKIFHLHQILPALEISNSKKKPLIIIAEDLDPEPLSVLVVNKLKIGLPVAAVKAPGFGQFRKDTLLDMAIATGGVVFEDDTNLIRLEDCQPESLGEVSEVIITKDSTLLLRGKGLKHQIDQRIDDINAELAETTKDFEKDQLIERVSRLKAGVAVLHIGGCSEVEANEKKDRVNDALNATRAAIAEGIVPGGGIALLRCIPALNKLNPENNDQATGIEIVRKALTAPCATIATNAGFNGEEVVEYVMTLDNDFGLDVLSEDYVNMFAKGIIDPAKVVRRALMDASSVASLLTTAEAVICDSPKTNSDETNIDLNERTDLMIRSM, from the coding sequence atgtATCGATTTAAACCTTCATTTTTTTatagatatttgtacaagttAGATCTTTACCCTTCATTTCGAGGCTATGCAAAAGACGTAAAATTTGGTCCAGATGTACGTGCACTGATGCTTCAGGGAGTTGATATCTTGGCTGATGCAGTGGCTTGTACGATGGGTCCTAAAGGACGCACTGTGATATTGGAACAACCGTACGGCCCTCCTAAAATAACTAAAGACGGTGTAACTGTAGCTAAAGGAATAGAACTTTCGAATAAATTTCAAAATGTTGGTGCGAAACTTGTCCAAAATGTAGCACATAAAACGAATGAAGAAGCAGGAGACGGGACAACAGCTGCAACAATTTTAGCAAGAGCTATTGCAAAAGAAGGGTTCCAGAGGATATTCAAGGGAGCGAACCCTATTGAAATCAGGAGAGGGATTATGACAGCGGTCGAGGCTGTAaaacaagcattaaaaataatttcaaggCCAGTTGATACTGCCGCTGAAATAGAACAAGTTGCAAAAATATCAGCAAATGGAGATATTTCCATAGGAAAATTAATATCAAAAGCAATGCAGACAGTTGGCAAAGACGGCGTGATCACTATAAAAACGGGAAAATCTGTAAATGATAAATTCGAAGTGATTGAGGGTATGAAGTTTAATCGTGGTTACATTTCCCCTTACTTTATAAATTCCCACAAAGGACCTAAAGTAGAATACAACGATGCATACGTTCTTTTTTCGGAGAAAAAGATTTTTCACCTTCACCAAATATTGCCCGCCTTAGAAATATCTAACTCTAAGAAGAAACCTTTAATCATTATTGCCGAAGACCTTGATCCTGAACCCCTCTCCGTTCTAGTTGTTAATAAGTTGAAAATTGGCTTGCCAGTAGCAGCAGTTAAGGCACCAGGTTTTGGGCAGTTTAGAAAAGACACCTTGTTGGATATGGCTATAGCCACTGGGGGAGTAGTATTTGAGGACGATACTAATTTGATTAGGCTTGAGGACTGCCAACCTGAAAGTCTTGGAGAAGTTAGCGAAGTTATTATTACCAAGGATTCAACACTGCTTTTGAGGGGTAAGGGTTTGAAACACCAGATTGATCAACGTATTGATGATATTAATGCGGAATTAGCAGAAACGACCaaagattttgaaaaagatCAACTAATTGAACGCGTCTCGAGATTAAAGGCTGGTGTTGCTGTGTTACATATCGGTGGTTGTAGCGAAGTGGAAGCAAACGAAAAGAAGGACCGTGTAAATGATGCTCTTAATGCCACACGTGCGGCTATCGCCGAAGGTATAGTTCCTGGTGGCGGTATAGCGCTACTACGTTGTATACCagctttaaataaattaaatcctGAAAATAATGATCAAGCCACGGGTATCGAAATAGTTAGAAAGGCTTTAACTGCACCTTGTGCTACAATAGCCACCAATGCTGGATTTAATGGTGAAGAAGTAGTAGAATACGTCATGACACTTGATAACGACTTCGGATTAGACGTATTGAGTGAAGATTATGTTAACATGTTTGCTAAAGGAATCATTGATCCCGCAAAAGTGGTTCGAAGGGCTTTAATGGATGCAAGTAGCGTTGCTTCTCTGTTGACAACGGCAGAAGCGGTGATTTGCGATTCGCCTAAAACCAATTCAGATGAAACTAACATTGACTTGAATGAGAGGACGGACCTCATGATTAGAAGTATGTAA
- the LOC134673619 gene encoding claspin-like, producing the protein MELCKSESEEEEETNDTPTEDNKEPGPQVSAQGDNVASDENNVPQNANESEENTVEEPVNKTEETNENDLPDLTVEIVQKEPDLSNANIVDNDSSITDVGDKYTPKTDDGSKNMSNNDISGQDDDVEMKDDSEENIAECEPNTKLATAIESQLMELRYETEKMQNTEDIDKAQDLENSSANGAGSASSDDTNRKNYVESDTNNAANENVKDNSHGAEFDDDFDDVDIDMEDLENIIDNAKDNATAVDSPMLIRDPYNLNKKPKLTGAPGMVIDLDGSNPVVPRKLTGVELLKERFSYFSKLKTPEEKERERELTIKPGMQHLKLKQELEEKISEQRSLEWAKRLEEEKQQHEEMNALRGDDSDGDDLEKIEAKLEEKEDIMKDSSSGSEEEELEEDDCDMKDKPRKKNALIDDEAEVSEDEEAGEQANEAEGNVVNTEDADNEDEDEESEESSDESSDEEENQSKPKKGRILKAFEDSDDESSNVNENPVGAVDSITVNHVATVSQIVKDSQDDVIPLAQTNQSHSEDLFGSQTSINPSSTSEDAKKNPDEDCADMTTQTFSILNTNTQKLSTTDKVLSVPTNIDVICETQPVDGPSLDDVVGMCSGKFTQTQNVIPAESQLTESQSPIGEDILALCTGKFYDNQFVISQEDGLEKDTTTNTEKEPIKKQEEKDLLDSILHEMDEPVEDSNRKKIIFDNATENEAVSFDAVNHMRKKFTIDSDDESNVDAEKPAKKKKLKKRKLEKRALQISDDEDEEELLHSDEGEDYMSEVEEDNGVERIVEYDSEENEVEVKPQKQKKSRKMAEFFENEAELTSEDEWVGSGDEDERGLDRMEREEGDDDTFHQGQLQRELGQIHMRDVLDQDKREVRLIQELLFEDGDLGDGGRQRKFRWKNLDGEEEPGAVPELFAESQEEEFESEEQWRKQRHEREVFLRNLKEKETEEHSISIDRSTIIKANLCSRTMSSLLMEANGSSAKVETVVVEKKVVREEPSRNLPLPVFQQNYHGSLLTRGRGALARLAALAMPLAGEADDQPKPTGPSSKRNFVFAAVTPPVKEAKAPKRKADNVNIGTPRLIKKFKTDEKKFPKASLLDHLKAL; encoded by the exons ATGGAGCTATGTAAGAGTGAATCTGAAGAAGAGGAGGAAACTAATGATACTCCTACAGAAGATAATAAAGAGCCAGGTCCTCAAGTTAGTGCTCAAGGTGACAACGTAGCAAGTGATGAAAATAATGTACCCCAGAATGCTAATGAATCCGAAGAGAATACTGTAGAAGAACCTGTCAATAAAACAGAAGAAACTAATGAAAATGACTTACCAGATTTGACAGTAGAAATTGTTCAAAAAGAGCCAGATTTGTCAAATGCTAATATTGTTGATAACGATTCGTCAATTACTGATGTTGGTGATAAATATACGCCAAAAACTGATGATGGTAGTAAAAATATGTCCAATAATGATATTTCTGGACAAGATGATGATGTTGAAATGAAGGATGACTCCGAAGAAAACATTGCAGAGTGTGAACCTAATACCAAACTGGCAACTGCAATCGAAAGCCAGTTGATGGAACTACGGTACGAAAcagaaaaaatgcaaaatactgAAGACATAGATAAGGCACAAGATTTGGAAAATTCTTCTGCAAATGGAGCTGGAAGTGCTTCCAGTGATGATACTAACAGAAAAAATTATGTAGAATCAGATACAAATAATGCTGCGAACGAAAATGTTAAAGACAATTCACATGGTGCTGAGTTTGATGACGATTTTGATGATGTTGATATTGATATGGAAGACTtggaaaatattattgataatgcAAAAG ataATGCAACTGCAGTAGACTCTCCAATGCTTATAAGAGAtccatataatttaaataagaaaCCAAAACTCACGGGAGCTCCAGGAATGGTGATTGATTTAGATGGCAGCAATCCTGTAGTGCCGAGAAAACTAACTGGTGTAGAACTATTGAAGGAGAGGTTTTCATACTTTTCAAAATTGAAAACACCTGAAGAAAAGGAACGAGAAAGGGAGTTAAC GATCAAACCAGGAATGCAACATTTGAAATTAAAACAAGAATTAGAagaaaaaatatctgaacagagGTCCCTCGAATGGGCAAAGAGGTTGGAAGAGGAAAAACAACAGCATGAAGAAATGAACGCTCTCAGAGGAGATGACTCTGATGGTGATGATTTGGAGAAGATTGAGGCGAAATTGGAAGAGAAAGAAGATATAATGAAAGATTCATCATCGGGAAGCGAAGAAGAGGAGTTGGAGGAAGACGATTGTGATATGAAAGATAAACCAAGAAAAAAGAATGCTTTGATCGATGACGAAGCTGAAGTTTCCGAGGACGAGGAAGCAGGAGAACAGGCTAATGAAGCTGAAGGTAACGTTGTTAATACAGAGGATGCAGATAACGAAGACGAGGATGAAGAAAGTGAAGAATCTAGTGACGAATCTTCCGATGAAGAAGAAAATCAATCAAAGCCCAAAAAGGGAAGAATTTTGAAAGCGTTTGAAGATTCTGATGATGAAAGCAGTAACGTAAACGAAAATCCCGTTGGTGCTGTTGATAGCATCACAGTTAATCATGTTGCTACAGTTAGTCAAATTGTTAAAGATTCCCAAG ATGATGTAATACCTCTAGCTCAAACAAATCAGTCGCATTCAGAAGATTTATTTGGTAGTCAGACAAGCATTAATCCAAGTAGTACAAGCGAAGACGCGAAGAAAAATCCTGATGAAGACTGTGCTGATATGACCACTCAAACCTTCTCTATTTTGAACACTAATACACAAAAACTAAGTACTACTGATAAAGTTTTAAGTGTTCCTACTAACATTGATGTTATTTGTGAAACACAACCTGTGGATGGG CCAAGTTTAGATGACGTTGTTGGCATGTGTTCTGGAAAATTCACTCAGACGCAAAATGTAATACCCGCCGAATCACAACTGACTGAATCGCAAAGCCCTATCGGTGAAGACATCCTTGCACTGTGTACTGGCAAATTCTATGACAATCAATTTGTAATATCTCAAGAAGATGGACTGGAAAAAGATACAACAACTAATACTGAGAAAGAACCTATTAAAAAACAAGAGGAAAAGGATCTCCTTGATTCCATTCTTCACGAAATGGATGAGCCAGTTGAAGATTCAAATAGAAAAAAGATAATATTTGATAATGCTACTGAAAATGAAGCAGTATCCTTTGATGCTGTAAATCATATGAGAAAGAAGTTCACAATCGACAGTGATGATGAAAGTAATGTAGATGCGGAGAAACCAGCTAAGAAGAAGAAATTAAAGAAAAGGAAACTTGAAAAGCGGGCTCTTCAAATATCAG acGACGAAGATGAAGAGGAACTGTTGCATTCCGACGAAGGTGAAGATTACATGTCGGAAGTTGAAGAAGATAATGGCGTGGAGAGAATAGTTGAATATGATTCCGAAGAGAATGAG GTAGAAGTGAAGCCTCAAAAACAAAAGAAGAGTCGCAAGATGGCGGAATTCTTCGAGAACGAAGCAGAGCTGACGTCTGAAGATGAATGGGTGGGGTCAGGGGACGAGGATGAGAGAGGCCTCGACAGAATGGAGCGCGAGGAGGGTGATGATGACACGTTCCATCAGGGCCAGTTGCAGAGAGAGCTGGGGCAGATACACAT gcgtgatGTATTGGACCAAGACAAGCGGGAAGTGAGACTGATTCAGGAGCTGCTGTTCGAAGACGGTGACCTGGGTGATGGCGGACGACAGAGGAAATTCCGGTGGAAGAATCTAG ATGGTGAGGAGGAGCCTGGTGCCGTGCCCGAGTTGTTCGCTGAAAGTCAAGAAGAGGAATTCGAGTCTGAAGAGCAGTGGAGAAAGCAGCGGCATGAACGGGAAGTCTTCCTTAGGAACTTG AAAGAGAAAGAAACAGAAGAGCATAGCATCAGTATAGACCGAAGCACCATAATCAAGGCGAACCTCTGCTCCCGAACCATGTCCAGTCTGCTCATGGAAGCCAACGGGAGCAGTGCGAAGGTGGAAACCGTGGTGGTGGAGAAGAAGGTTGTGAGGGAAGAGCCGTCTCGTAACCTGCCGTTACCCGTGTTCCAG CAAAACTACCACGGTTCACTACTAACGCGAGGCCGGGGCGCGCTAGCGAGGCTAGCGGCGCTGGCGATGCCTCTAGCCGGCGAGGCCGACGACCAGCCCAAGCCCACCGGCCCTAGTAGTAAGCGGAATTTCGTGTTCGCTGCCGTCACCCCACCTGTCAAGGAGGCTAAG gCGCCGAAGCGTAAAGCAGACAACGTGAACATCGGAACGCCGAGGCTGATCAAGAAATTCAAGACTGACGAAAAGAAGTTCCCTAAAGCTAGTTTATTAGATCACTTGAAAGCACTTTAA